A region from the Pseudomonas sp. P8_229 genome encodes:
- a CDS encoding LPS-assembly protein LptD, whose amino-acid sequence MALKSPAFRKKFPLLVTGSLLAMQPLASQFVVAAEQYDCAVSATGGWACAPKAPAAALPPRPVHDGSAVSAAGEAPAQNGSTSDTGAKPVLVTEAKGRGLKSRSEDYSHLDWVPREKLTAAQLAETGPYCSGSYIEPIRPGMNDKTNKSDAPTFIGAKASRYNTEDQVGTLAGDVVLRQGSMQVESDEASLYQAESRAELNGDVRIRDNGALIVGDHADVQLDTGEAKVDNAEYVMHKSRIRGNALYAKRAENAIIRLKDGTYTTCEPNSNAWQLKGNNITLNPATGFGTATNVTLRVKDIPILYTPYIYFPIDDRRQSGFLPPTIGTGSDTGFTLVTPYYFNLAPNYDATLYPRYMSKRGMLVEGEFRYLTKTSEGQFGAAYLNDEDTDRSKQTDYEKNRYMYNWQHKGGLDSRVMTQVDYTKISDPYYFQDLTTDQIGVKSADYVNQQGSVTYRGDSYTARLNAQQYQLATVSNITPYGRLPQITFNGQLPYHPEGLNFDYETEIVRFDRDLQNGNFVNEDGTTAPRLDTNIQGLARANGDRLNLKPGVSLPMNWTYGFLKPSLKYQYTQYQLDLDGTGKSQIAAQNAEQNKLNGTFDSNQSRGVPIASVDSGLYFDRNTSYFGKNYRQTLEPRLFYLYVPKVDQEDIPVFDTSEYTFNYASLFRDNRFSGSDRVGDENKLSLGVTSRWIEDDGFERQRISVGQAYYFKDREVQLPGIAFKDRKDAQADVSPYALEYEYRWNRDWRTTADYNWDPDSRSPRSGSAMFHYQPEDNPNKVVNVGYRYRNDQVRFDQNTGKWSVGGGDYGTPGQPGYVKDYYKIEQHDFSVIWPIVPQWSAISRWQYDYNRNRTLEAFGGFEYDNCCWKLRLINRYWVSYDEFSQNAPENEKGDHGVFLQIVLKGLGGLTGAKVESFLDKGIQGYRQREDQAF is encoded by the coding sequence ATGGCATTGAAATCCCCCGCGTTTCGTAAAAAATTTCCGTTGTTGGTAACCGGCAGTCTGCTGGCTATGCAACCTCTGGCCAGTCAATTCGTTGTTGCCGCCGAGCAGTATGACTGCGCCGTCTCGGCAACGGGTGGCTGGGCGTGTGCGCCCAAGGCGCCGGCCGCTGCATTGCCGCCGCGTCCGGTGCATGACGGCAGCGCTGTCAGCGCCGCCGGCGAAGCCCCGGCCCAGAACGGTTCCACTTCCGACACCGGCGCCAAGCCTGTGCTGGTCACCGAAGCCAAGGGCCGCGGCCTGAAATCCCGTAGCGAAGACTACAGTCACCTCGACTGGGTTCCGCGCGAGAAGCTCACCGCCGCCCAATTGGCCGAGACCGGTCCTTACTGCTCTGGTTCCTATATCGAACCGATTCGTCCTGGCATGAATGACAAGACGAATAAAAGTGACGCACCGACCTTTATCGGCGCCAAGGCCTCGCGCTACAACACCGAAGATCAGGTGGGTACGCTGGCCGGCGACGTGGTGCTGCGTCAGGGCAGCATGCAGGTCGAGTCCGACGAGGCCAGCCTGTATCAGGCCGAGAGCCGCGCCGAACTCAACGGCGACGTACGCATCCGCGACAACGGCGCGCTGATCGTCGGCGACCACGCCGATGTGCAGCTCGACACCGGTGAAGCCAAGGTCGACAACGCCGAATACGTGATGCACAAATCGCGCATCCGCGGTAATGCGCTGTACGCCAAGCGCGCCGAAAACGCGATCATCCGCTTGAAGGACGGCACGTACACCACGTGCGAACCGAACAGCAACGCGTGGCAGCTCAAGGGCAACAACATCACCCTGAACCCGGCCACCGGCTTCGGTACCGCGACCAACGTGACGCTGCGGGTCAAGGACATTCCGATCCTGTACACGCCGTACATCTACTTCCCGATCGACGACCGTCGCCAGTCGGGCTTCCTGCCGCCGACCATCGGCACCGGCAGCGATACCGGCTTCACGCTGGTCACCCCGTACTACTTCAACCTGGCGCCAAACTACGACGCCACGTTGTACCCGCGTTACATGAGCAAGCGCGGCATGCTGGTCGAAGGCGAGTTCCGCTACCTGACCAAGACCAGCGAAGGTCAGTTCGGTGCGGCGTATCTGAACGACGAAGATACCGATCGCAGCAAGCAGACCGACTACGAAAAGAATCGCTACATGTACAACTGGCAGCACAAGGGTGGTCTCGACTCCCGTGTGATGACTCAGGTTGACTACACCAAGATCAGCGATCCGTACTATTTCCAGGACCTGACCACCGATCAGATCGGTGTGAAGAGCGCCGACTACGTGAATCAGCAGGGTTCGGTGACCTACCGTGGCGACAGCTATACCGCTCGCTTGAACGCTCAGCAGTACCAACTGGCTACTGTTTCGAACATCACGCCGTACGGTCGACTGCCGCAGATCACCTTCAATGGTCAACTGCCATATCACCCGGAAGGTTTGAACTTCGATTACGAGACCGAAATCGTCCGTTTCGATCGTGATCTGCAGAATGGCAACTTCGTAAATGAAGACGGCACTACTGCCCCGCGCCTCGATACCAATATTCAGGGTCTGGCGCGCGCCAACGGTGATCGCCTGAACCTGAAACCAGGTGTCAGCCTGCCGATGAACTGGACCTATGGCTTCCTCAAGCCATCGCTCAAGTACCAGTACACCCAGTACCAACTGGATCTGGACGGTACCGGCAAGTCGCAGATTGCTGCGCAAAACGCTGAGCAGAACAAACTCAACGGCACCTTCGACAGCAACCAGAGCCGTGGCGTACCGATCGCCAGCGTCGACAGCGGCCTGTACTTCGACCGCAACACGTCGTACTTCGGCAAGAACTATCGCCAGACCCTGGAACCGCGTCTGTTCTACCTGTATGTACCCAAGGTCGATCAGGAAGACATTCCGGTATTCGATACCAGTGAATACACCTTCAACTACGCGTCGCTGTTCCGTGACAACCGTTTCTCCGGCTCCGACCGTGTCGGCGACGAGAACAAGCTGTCGCTGGGTGTGACCAGCCGCTGGATCGAGGACGACGGTTTCGAGCGTCAACGCATCAGCGTCGGTCAGGCTTACTACTTCAAGGATCGTGAAGTACAACTGCCGGGCATCGCATTCAAGGATCGCAAAGACGCCCAGGCCGACGTATCGCCGTACGCACTGGAATACGAATACCGCTGGAACCGTGACTGGCGTACCACTGCCGACTACAACTGGGACCCGGACAGCCGCAGCCCGCGTTCCGGCAGCGCGATGTTCCACTACCAGCCTGAAGACAACCCGAACAAGGTGGTCAACGTCGGCTATCGCTATCGCAATGACCAGGTTCGTTTCGACCAGAACACCGGTAAATGGTCGGTGGGTGGCGGTGACTACGGCACCCCGGGTCAGCCTGGCTATGTGAAGGACTACTACAAGATCGAGCAGCACGACTTCTCGGTCATCTGGCCGATCGTTCCGCAGTGGAGCGCCATCAGCCGCTGGCAGTACGACTACAACCGCAACCGTACGCTGGAAGCCTTCGGTGGTTTCGAATACGACAACTGCTGCTGGAAACTGCGCCTGATCAACCGTTACTGGGTCAGCTATGACGAGTTCAGTCAGAACGCCCCGGAAAACGAAAAAGGCGACCACGGCGTCTTCCTCCAAATTGTTCTGAAGGGACTCGGCGGCCTGACTGGCGCCAAGGTAGAGAGCTTCCTCGACAAAGGCATCCAAGGTTATCGTCAACGTGAAGACCAAGCTTTCTGA
- the surA gene encoding peptidylprolyl isomerase SurA → MKTKLSDCLRPLLLGALFLGTAANAAVQSIDKVVAIVDNDVVMQSQLDQRVHEVQQTIAKRGGGMPPPGVLDQQVLERLIVENLQLQIGERSGIRITDEELNQAVGTIAQRNNMTVDQFRAALAHDGLNYDDARDQIKREMIISRVRQRRVAERIQVSEQEVKNFLASDLGKMQLSEELHLANILIPTPESASSEAIQSAARQAMEVYQQLKQGADFGQMAVAKSGSDNALEGGDMGWRKAAQLPPPFDRELSSMAVGDITQPARTPGGFIILKVLAKRGGESQMSDEVHVRHILVKPSPIRDEAKTKALVQSLYERILAGEDFATLAKSYSEDPGSALNGGDLTWIDPNALVPEFREVMNKTPQGQLSKPFQTQYGWHVLEVLGRRATDSTEKAREQQAMTVLRNKKYDEELQNWLRQIREEAYVEIKLPGADQAAQ, encoded by the coding sequence GTGAAGACCAAGCTTTCTGATTGTCTGCGCCCGCTGCTGCTGGGCGCGTTGTTCCTGGGTACTGCGGCCAACGCCGCAGTACAGTCCATCGATAAAGTGGTCGCGATCGTTGATAACGACGTGGTCATGCAGAGCCAGCTGGACCAGCGTGTCCACGAAGTTCAGCAGACCATTGCCAAGCGTGGCGGCGGCATGCCGCCTCCGGGCGTGCTGGATCAACAGGTGCTCGAACGCCTGATCGTCGAAAACCTGCAACTGCAGATCGGCGAGCGTTCCGGCATCCGCATTACCGATGAAGAGCTGAACCAGGCTGTCGGCACTATTGCCCAGCGCAACAACATGACCGTGGATCAATTCCGCGCTGCTCTGGCTCACGACGGTCTGAACTATGACGACGCTCGTGACCAGATCAAACGCGAAATGATCATCAGCCGTGTACGTCAGCGTCGCGTGGCAGAACGCATTCAGGTCTCCGAGCAGGAAGTGAAGAACTTCCTCGCTTCCGACCTGGGCAAGATGCAGCTGTCCGAAGAACTGCACCTGGCCAATATTCTGATCCCGACCCCGGAAAGCGCCAGCTCTGAAGCGATTCAGAGTGCCGCACGCCAGGCGATGGAGGTTTACCAGCAGCTCAAGCAAGGCGCTGACTTCGGCCAGATGGCCGTAGCCAAGTCCGGCAGCGACAACGCACTGGAAGGCGGCGACATGGGCTGGCGTAAAGCCGCGCAACTGCCACCACCGTTCGACCGCGAGTTGAGCAGCATGGCCGTTGGCGACATCACCCAACCTGCACGCACCCCGGGTGGTTTTATCATCCTTAAAGTGCTGGCAAAACGTGGTGGCGAAAGCCAGATGAGCGACGAAGTCCATGTACGCCACATTTTGGTCAAGCCAAGTCCGATTCGTGACGAAGCCAAGACCAAGGCACTGGTTCAATCGCTGTATGAGCGCATTCTGGCGGGCGAAGATTTTGCCACTCTGGCGAAAAGCTACTCCGAAGATCCGGGCTCGGCGCTCAACGGTGGTGATCTGACCTGGATCGATCCGAACGCACTGGTACCGGAATTCCGTGAAGTCATGAACAAGACCCCACAAGGTCAACTGTCCAAGCCATTCCAGACCCAATACGGCTGGCATGTTCTGGAAGTCCTTGGTCGTCGCGCTACCGACAGCACCGAAAAAGCCCGCGAGCAACAGGCAATGACTGTTCTACGTAACAAGAAATACGATGAAGAGCTGCAGAACTGGCTGCGTCAGATTCGTGAAGAAGCCTACGTAGAAATCAAACTCCCTGGCGCAGACCAGGCAGCGCAGTGA
- the pdxA gene encoding 4-hydroxythreonine-4-phosphate dehydrogenase PdxA, with protein sequence MKPKRFALTPGEPAGIGPDLCLLLASQAQPHPLIAITSRDLLLERAAQLGLAVNLLDVGPGHWPDAPAPANSLYVWDTPLSAPVVAGQLDKANAAFVLETLTRAGNGCLNGDFAGMITAPVHKGVINESGIPFSGHTEFLADLTHTAQVVMMLATRGLRVALVTTHLPLREIADAITPERLERVTRILHSDLQNKFGIAQPRILVCGLNPHAGEGGHLGHEEIDIIEPTLERLRGEGMDLRGPLPADTLFTPKYLEHCDAVLAMYHDQGLPVLKYKGFGAAVNVTLGLPIIRTSVDHGTALDLAGSGKIDTGSLQVALETAYQMAETRL encoded by the coding sequence GTGAAACCCAAGCGTTTCGCGCTGACACCCGGCGAACCAGCCGGCATCGGTCCCGACCTGTGCCTGCTGCTCGCCTCGCAAGCCCAGCCACATCCCCTGATTGCCATCACCAGCCGCGACCTGCTCCTTGAGCGGGCCGCGCAGCTGGGGCTGGCTGTCAACTTGCTGGACGTCGGGCCGGGTCACTGGCCGGATGCTCCGGCGCCTGCCAACAGCCTTTACGTCTGGGATACGCCGCTCAGCGCCCCCGTGGTCGCCGGGCAACTGGACAAGGCCAACGCCGCGTTCGTCCTTGAAACCCTGACCCGCGCCGGCAACGGCTGCCTGAACGGCGATTTCGCCGGGATGATCACTGCGCCCGTACACAAGGGCGTGATCAACGAATCCGGCATCCCGTTCTCCGGGCACACGGAATTTCTCGCTGACCTGACCCACACCGCCCAAGTGGTGATGATGCTCGCCACCCGCGGTTTGCGCGTGGCACTGGTCACCACCCACCTGCCCCTGCGCGAGATTGCCGACGCAATCACACCAGAACGGCTGGAACGCGTGACGCGGATCCTGCACAGCGACCTGCAAAACAAATTCGGCATCGCCCAACCACGCATTCTGGTCTGCGGACTCAATCCGCACGCCGGTGAAGGCGGACACCTGGGCCATGAAGAAATCGACATCATTGAACCGACATTAGAGCGCCTGCGCGGCGAGGGTATGGACCTTCGTGGCCCGCTGCCTGCCGACACTCTGTTTACCCCCAAATATCTGGAGCACTGCGACGCAGTGCTGGCGATGTACCACGACCAGGGCCTGCCCGTGCTGAAGTACAAAGGCTTCGGCGCCGCAGTCAACGTGACCCTCGGCCTGCCGATCATCCGCACTTCGGTCGATCACGGCACCGCCCTGGATCTGGCCGGTAGCGGCAAGATCGACACCGGCAGCCTGCAGGTCGCCCTGGAAACCGCCTACCAGATGGCCGAGACCCGTTTATGA
- the rsmA gene encoding 16S rRNA (adenine(1518)-N(6)/adenine(1519)-N(6))-dimethyltransferase RsmA yields the protein MTEQYQHKARKRFGQNFLHDAGVIDRILRSISAKPDDRLLEIGPGQGALTAGLLNSGAQLDVVELDKDLIPILNQQFAGKSNFNLHQGDALKFDFNTLNAAPNSLRVVGNLPYNISTPLIFHLLNNAGIIRDMHFMLQKEVVERLAAGPGGGDWGRLSIMVQYHCRVEHLFNVGPGAFNPPPKVDSAIVRLVPHAVLPHPAKDHRLLERVVREAFNQRRKTLRNTLKQLMTAAEIEAAGVDGSLRPEQLDLAAFVRLADKLSEQAPAAD from the coding sequence ATGACCGAGCAATACCAACACAAGGCGCGCAAACGCTTTGGCCAGAACTTTCTGCACGATGCCGGCGTCATCGACCGCATCCTGCGCTCCATCAGCGCCAAGCCTGACGACCGCCTGCTGGAAATCGGCCCCGGCCAGGGCGCACTGACCGCCGGCCTGCTCAACTCCGGCGCGCAACTCGACGTGGTGGAACTGGACAAGGACCTGATCCCGATCCTCAACCAGCAGTTCGCCGGCAAGAGCAACTTCAACCTGCACCAGGGCGACGCGCTGAAGTTCGACTTCAATACGCTGAATGCCGCACCGAACAGCCTGCGCGTGGTCGGCAACCTGCCGTACAACATCTCCACGCCATTGATTTTTCACCTGCTGAACAACGCCGGCATCATTCGCGACATGCACTTCATGTTGCAGAAGGAAGTGGTCGAGCGTCTGGCGGCGGGCCCGGGTGGCGGTGACTGGGGTCGCCTGTCGATCATGGTTCAGTACCACTGCCGCGTAGAGCACCTGTTCAACGTGGGGCCGGGCGCGTTCAACCCGCCGCCGAAAGTCGACTCGGCTATCGTCCGTCTGGTGCCGCACGCAGTACTGCCGCACCCGGCCAAGGATCATCGCCTGCTGGAACGCGTCGTTCGCGAAGCCTTCAACCAGCGCCGCAAGACCCTGCGCAATACCCTCAAGCAATTGATGACCGCCGCCGAGATCGAAGCCGCCGGTGTCGATGGCAGCCTGCGTCCCGAGCAACTGGACCTGGCCGCGTTCGTGCGCCTGGCCGACAAGCTCAGCGAACAAGCCCCCGCCGCCGACTGA
- the apaG gene encoding Co2+/Mg2+ efflux protein ApaG, with product MSDPRYQVDVSVVTHYLADQSQPEHDRFAFAYTITVQNNGEQPARLMSRHWVITDGDGHVEEVRGAGVVGQQPLIDAGKSHTYSSGTVMTTKVGTMQGTYEMVATDGKHFDAIIKPFRLAVPGALH from the coding sequence ATGTCCGATCCTCGCTATCAGGTCGATGTCAGTGTCGTCACCCACTATCTGGCAGACCAATCGCAACCCGAGCACGACCGCTTCGCCTTCGCCTACACCATCACCGTGCAGAACAACGGCGAGCAGCCCGCGCGCCTGATGTCGCGACACTGGGTGATCACCGACGGTGACGGCCATGTCGAAGAGGTTCGCGGTGCAGGCGTCGTCGGCCAGCAACCGCTGATCGACGCCGGCAAAAGCCACACCTACAGCAGCGGTACGGTCATGACCACCAAGGTCGGCACCATGCAGGGCACCTACGAAATGGTCGCCACCGATGGCAAACATTTCGACGCAATCATCAAGCCCTTCCGCCTCGCCGTGCCCGGAGCCCTGCACTGA
- a CDS encoding symmetrical bis(5'-nucleosyl)-tetraphosphatase, with protein MTTYAVGDLQGCLEPLKCLLRQVAFDPAHDRLWLVGDLVNRGPQSLETLRFLYGMRDSLVCVLGNHDLHLLAVSRHVERLKKSDTLREILEAPDGPALLEWLRQQKLVHYDEQRDVVMVHAGIPPQWSLRRALKCADEVETALRDDNLLPVFLDGMYGNEPAKWDNDLKGVTRLRVITNYFTRMRFCTADGKLDLKSKEGLDTAPPGYKPWFQHKERKTRGLRIIFGHWAALEGDVHEPGISALDTGCVWGGSLTLMNVDSGERVSCKCDEHGGLAPTVAPLIPETSPVSAPR; from the coding sequence ATGACGACGTACGCCGTGGGCGATCTGCAAGGCTGCCTTGAACCGCTCAAGTGCCTGCTCAGGCAAGTGGCGTTCGACCCGGCGCACGATCGGCTCTGGCTGGTCGGCGATCTGGTCAACCGTGGCCCGCAATCGCTGGAGACCCTGCGTTTTCTCTATGGCATGCGCGACTCGCTGGTCTGCGTGCTCGGCAACCATGACCTGCACCTGCTGGCTGTCAGCAGGCACGTCGAGCGTCTGAAAAAGTCCGACACCCTGCGCGAGATCCTCGAAGCCCCCGACGGCCCTGCACTGCTTGAATGGCTGCGCCAGCAAAAGCTGGTGCACTACGATGAGCAGCGCGATGTCGTCATGGTCCACGCCGGCATCCCGCCGCAATGGTCGCTACGTCGCGCCTTGAAGTGCGCTGACGAAGTGGAAACGGCTTTGCGTGATGACAATCTGCTTCCGGTGTTTCTTGACGGCATGTACGGCAATGAACCCGCCAAATGGGACAACGATCTCAAAGGCGTCACCCGCCTGCGCGTGATCACCAACTATTTCACCCGTATGCGTTTCTGCACCGCCGACGGCAAGCTCGACCTCAAAAGCAAGGAAGGCCTCGATACCGCACCGCCAGGTTACAAACCGTGGTTCCAGCACAAAGAGCGCAAGACCCGCGGTCTGCGCATCATTTTCGGCCACTGGGCCGCGCTGGAAGGCGATGTCCACGAACCCGGCATCTCGGCACTGGACACCGGTTGTGTCTGGGGCGGCAGCCTGACCCTGATGAACGTCGACAGCGGCGAGCGCGTGTCGTGCAAATGCGATGAACACGGTGGCCTTGCACCAACCGTCGCACCACTTATCCCCGAAACGTCGCCAGTCAGCGCCCCGCGTTAG
- the glpE gene encoding thiosulfate sulfurtransferase GlpE, with the protein MSEFKRIPPEQAQALREQGAVVVDVRDPATFAALHITGSKHLDNHSLHAFIQGADLDAPTVVVCYHGNSSQGAAAYLISQGFSDVYSMDGGFELWRTTYPSKTAQGTTE; encoded by the coding sequence ATGAGCGAATTCAAACGAATCCCCCCGGAACAGGCCCAGGCCCTGCGTGAGCAAGGTGCCGTGGTAGTCGATGTCCGCGACCCTGCGACTTTTGCCGCCCTGCATATCACTGGTTCGAAGCATCTGGACAACCACTCACTGCACGCTTTCATTCAAGGCGCCGATCTCGATGCACCGACTGTTGTCGTCTGCTACCACGGCAATTCCAGCCAGGGTGCGGCGGCCTACCTGATCAGTCAGGGCTTCTCCGACGTCTACAGCATGGACGGCGGCTTTGAGTTATGGCGTACGACTTATCCGTCGAAAACCGCGCAAGGCACCACCGAATAA
- a CDS encoding PrkA family serine protein kinase, translating to MSIFSHFQQRFESTRQEELSLQEYLELCKKDRSAYVSAAERLLMAIGEPELLDTSTNSRLSRIFSNKVIRRYPAFEDFHGMEECIDQIVSYFRHAAQGLEEKKQILYLLGPVGGGKSSLAEKLKQLMEKVPFYAIKGSPVFESPLGLFNATEDGAILEEDFGIPRRYLNTIMSPWATKRLAEFGGDISQFRVVKLYPSILNQIAVAKTEPGDENNQDISALVGKVDIRKLEEYPQNDADAYSYSGALCRANQGLMEFVEMFKAPIKVLHPLLTATQEGNYNSTEGLGAIPFTGILLAHSNESEWHTFRNNKNNEAFIDRIYIVKVPYCLRVSDEVKIYDKLLFNSSLAKAHCAPDTLKMLAQFTVLSRLKEPENSNIYSKMRVYDGENLKDTDPKAKSIQEYRDSAGVDEGMNGLSTRFAFKILSKVFNFDPHEIAANPVHLLYVLEQQIEQEQFQAETRERYLRYLKEYLAPRYIEFIGKEIQTAYLESYSEYGQNIFDRYVLYADFWIQDQEYRDPETGEILNRVALNEELEKIEKPAGISNPKDFRNEIVNFVLRARANNNGKNPTWLSYEKLRVVIEKKMFSNTEDLLPVISFNAKASKEDQQKHNDFVTRMVERGYTDKQVRLLSEWYLRVRKSQ from the coding sequence ATGAGTATCTTTAGCCACTTCCAACAACGCTTCGAGTCCACACGCCAGGAAGAACTCTCGCTGCAGGAGTACCTGGAGCTGTGCAAAAAGGACCGCAGCGCTTACGTTTCCGCCGCCGAGCGTCTATTGATGGCAATTGGCGAACCCGAGCTGCTCGACACATCGACCAACTCGCGGCTGTCGCGGATCTTCTCCAACAAGGTGATTCGTCGCTATCCGGCCTTTGAAGACTTCCACGGGATGGAAGAATGCATCGACCAGATCGTCTCGTATTTCCGCCATGCCGCCCAAGGCCTGGAAGAGAAGAAACAGATCCTCTATCTGCTCGGCCCCGTCGGTGGCGGTAAATCGTCGCTGGCCGAGAAGCTGAAACAGCTGATGGAAAAAGTGCCCTTCTACGCGATCAAGGGCTCACCGGTATTCGAATCCCCTCTGGGTCTGTTCAACGCCACCGAAGATGGCGCGATTCTCGAGGAAGACTTCGGCATCCCACGGCGCTACCTGAACACCATCATGTCGCCCTGGGCGACCAAACGCCTGGCCGAATTCGGCGGCGACATCAGCCAGTTCCGCGTGGTCAAGCTGTATCCGTCGATCCTCAACCAGATCGCCGTGGCCAAGACCGAACCGGGTGATGAGAACAACCAGGACATCTCGGCACTGGTCGGCAAGGTCGACATCCGCAAACTCGAGGAATACCCACAGAACGACGCCGACGCCTACAGCTACTCCGGTGCGCTGTGCCGGGCCAACCAGGGGCTGATGGAATTCGTCGAAATGTTCAAGGCACCGATCAAGGTGCTGCACCCGTTGCTGACCGCTACCCAGGAAGGCAACTACAACAGTACCGAAGGCCTGGGGGCGATTCCGTTTACCGGGATTCTGCTCGCTCACTCCAACGAATCGGAGTGGCACACCTTCCGTAACAACAAGAACAACGAAGCGTTCATCGACCGGATCTACATCGTCAAGGTGCCGTACTGCCTGCGGGTCAGCGACGAAGTGAAGATCTACGACAAGCTGCTGTTCAACAGCTCCCTGGCCAAGGCCCACTGCGCACCCGACACCCTGAAGATGCTGGCGCAGTTCACCGTGCTCTCACGCCTCAAGGAGCCGGAAAACTCCAATATCTATTCGAAAATGCGCGTCTACGACGGGGAAAACCTCAAGGACACCGATCCGAAGGCCAAATCGATCCAGGAATACCGCGACTCGGCCGGCGTCGACGAGGGCATGAACGGTCTGTCGACCCGCTTCGCGTTCAAGATCCTGTCCAAAGTGTTCAACTTCGATCCGCATGAAATCGCCGCCAACCCGGTGCACCTGCTCTATGTGCTGGAACAGCAGATCGAACAGGAACAGTTCCAGGCCGAGACCCGCGAACGCTACCTGCGCTACCTCAAGGAATACCTGGCACCGCGTTATATCGAATTCATCGGCAAGGAGATCCAGACCGCGTACCTGGAGTCTTACAGCGAGTACGGTCAGAACATCTTCGACCGCTACGTGCTGTATGCGGACTTCTGGATTCAGGATCAGGAATATCGCGATCCGGAAACCGGCGAGATTCTCAACCGCGTGGCATTGAACGAAGAACTGGAGAAAATCGAAAAACCGGCCGGCATCAGCAATCCGAAGGATTTTCGCAACGAAATCGTCAACTTCGTATTACGGGCCCGGGCCAACAACAACGGCAAGAACCCGACCTGGCTCAGCTACGAAAAACTGCGGGTGGTCATCGAGAAGAAAATGTTCTCGAACACCGAGGACCTGCTGCCAGTCATCAGCTTCAATGCCAAGGCCAGCAAAGAGGATCAACAGAAACACAACGACTTCGTTACTCGAATGGTCGAACGCGGCTACACCGACAAACAGGTACGACTGCTGTCCGAGTGGTATCTGCGGGTCAGAAAATCACAGTAA
- a CDS encoding YeaH/YhbH family protein yields the protein MSYVIDRRLNGKNKSTVNRQRFLRRYRDHIKKAVEEAVSRRSITDMEHGEQISIPGRDIDEPVLHHGRGGKQTVVHPGNKEFTAGEHIARPPGGGGGRGPGKAGNSGEGMDEFVFQITQEEFLEFMFEDLELPNLVKRNLSGTDTFKTVRAGISNEGNPSRINIIRTLRSAHARRIALSGSSRAKLREAKEELARLKREEPDNFGDIQEIEAEIERLSARIHRVPFLDTFDLKYNLLIKQPNPSSKAVMFCLMDVSGSMTQATKDIAKRFFILLYLFLKRNYDKIDVVFIRHHTSAREVDEEEFFYSRETGGTIVSSALKLMQEIMAERYPSNEWNIYAAQASDGDNWNDDSPICRDILINQIMPFVQYYTYVEITPREHQALWYEYERIAEAFSDTFAQQQLVSAGDIYPVFRELFQRRLVT from the coding sequence ATGAGCTATGTGATCGACCGACGTCTCAATGGCAAGAACAAGAGCACGGTGAACCGTCAGCGTTTCCTGCGGCGTTACCGTGATCACATCAAGAAGGCTGTCGAAGAGGCGGTCAGCCGGCGTTCCATCACTGACATGGAACATGGCGAACAGATCAGCATTCCCGGTCGCGACATCGACGAACCGGTGCTTCACCACGGCCGCGGCGGCAAGCAGACCGTGGTTCACCCCGGCAACAAGGAATTCACCGCCGGCGAACACATCGCCAGGCCACCCGGGGGTGGCGGCGGACGCGGGCCGGGCAAGGCTGGCAACTCCGGCGAGGGCATGGACGAATTCGTCTTCCAGATCACCCAGGAAGAGTTCCTCGAATTCATGTTCGAAGACCTCGAACTGCCCAACCTGGTAAAACGCAATCTGAGCGGCACCGATACCTTCAAGACCGTGCGCGCCGGGATCAGCAACGAAGGCAATCCGTCGCGGATCAACATCATCCGCACCCTGCGCTCGGCCCACGCACGGCGCATTGCGCTGTCCGGCAGCAGCCGTGCCAAGCTGCGCGAAGCCAAAGAGGAACTCGCGCGACTCAAACGTGAAGAACCAGACAACTTCGGTGATATTCAGGAAATTGAAGCGGAAATCGAGCGGCTCAGCGCGCGCATCCATCGCGTGCCGTTTCTCGATACCTTCGACCTCAAGTACAACCTGCTGATCAAGCAACCCAACCCCAGTTCCAAGGCTGTCATGTTCTGCCTGATGGACGTTTCCGGCTCCATGACCCAGGCCACCAAGGACATCGCCAAGCGCTTTTTCATCCTGCTGTATCTGTTCCTCAAGCGGAACTACGACAAGATTGACGTAGTGTTCATCCGCCATCACACCAGTGCCCGGGAAGTAGACGAAGAAGAGTTCTTCTATTCACGGGAAACCGGCGGCACCATCGTGTCCAGCGCCCTGAAACTGATGCAGGAGATCATGGCCGAGCGCTATCCAAGCAACGAGTGGAACATCTATGCCGCGCAAGCCTCCGACGGCGACAACTGGAACGATGACTCGCCGATCTGCCGCGACATCCTGATCAATCAGATCATGCCGTTTGTGCAGTACTACACTTATGTGGAGATCACCCCACGCGAACATCAGGCCCTCTGGTACGAATACGAACGCATCGCCGAAGCCTTTTCCGACACGTTTGCCCAGCAGCAGCTGGTCTCGGCCGGGGATATTTATCCGGTCTTCCGTGAACTCTTCCAGCGCAGGTTAGTGACATGA